The Coffea arabica cultivar ET-39 chromosome 9e, Coffea Arabica ET-39 HiFi, whole genome shotgun sequence genome has a window encoding:
- the LOC113709906 gene encoding protein FAR1-RELATED SEQUENCE 5-like, protein MNCSKLAEDGTPELGMEFNSEEDAYKFYNKYAFKMGFNVRKDYLNKNKDGVTTSRRYSCCKEGVKRKYEGDVMPKRTRASTKTGCGAKMVIVLFRWAMKYRVHDLVLEHNHELHIAQCAHMMPSQRKSHELMGKKVGGMGNVGYTRDDLKRYFRTRRLDCEEQIMNIFWADAGMLIDYNIFGDVVTFDTTYKTNKEYRSFGVFVGFNQHRQIVIFGAALMYDETIDSFKWVFGTFLEAMCGKRPSTILTDQDHAMTAVLSVVMPETFHGLCTFHIRRNFMKHFGNHYKKNSDLPYMFGACMYEFEEVEQFNRVWEAMVKKHNLENNEWLSGLYRIRDKWARCMIKERWTAGMRSPQLSESLNAAIKNHLKLDHDLVQFFRHFNRVVDEKRYNELIAEYEMRQKLPMVGLRQTPMLVHASETYSPTIFVTFQNEYGESTAMVILRQQDATMFVEFAVMRYDGGPERIVVFNRNDLSVRYSCKKYENEGILCGHALKVFDTVGTIQIARHKH, encoded by the exons ATGAATTGCAGCAAATTGGCAGAAGATGGGACCCCTGAGTTAGGAATGGAGTTCAACAGTGAAGAGGATGCGTACAAGTTTTACAACAAGTATGCCTTTAAAATGGGTTTTAATGTACGTAAAGACtatttgaataaaaacaaagacGGCGTGACCACGTCTAGGAGATATAGTTGCTGCAAGGAAGGTGTGAAGCGCAAGTATGAAGGTGATGTGATGCCAAAGAGGACACGAGCGTCGACGAAAACAGGGTGTGGAGCTAAAATGGTTATCGTGTTGTTTAGATGGGCAATGAAATACCGTGTGCATGACCTTGTCTTAGAGCATAATCATGAGTTGCACATTGCTCAATGTGCGCACATGATGCCATCACAAAGAAAA AGCCATGAGCTTATGGGAAAGAAGGTAGGTGGGATGGGTAATGTGGGATATACTCGAGATGATCTTAAACGATATTTTCGAACGAGACGG CTGGACTGTGAAGAACAGATAATGAATATCTTTTGGGCTGATGCAGGAATGTTAATTGACTACAACATTTTTGGAGACGTAGTCACATTTGAcacaacctacaaaacaaataaagaatacCGGTCATTTGGAGTATTTGTGGGTTTTAATCAGCATAGGCAAATTGTGATATTCGGTGCTGCCCTTATGTATGATGAAACGATAGATTCTTTCAAATGGGTGTTTGGTACATTTCTAGAAGCAATGTGCGGAAAGCGTCCAAGTACCATACTAACCGACCAAGATCACGCCATGACAGCCGTTCTTTCTGTTGTCATGCCTGAAACATTTCACGGTCTATGTACGTTTCACATAAGACGTAATTTTATGAAACATTTTGGcaatcactacaagaaaaataGTGATCTTCCATACATGTTTGGTGCCTGCATGTATGAGTTTGAAGAAGTGGAACAATTCAATAGGGTGTGGGAGGCGATGGTGAAGAAACACAatcttgaaaataatgaatggCTCTCCGGGTTATATAGAATTCGTGATAAATGGGCAAGGTGCATGATAAAAGAAAGATGGACCGCAGGAATGCGAAGCCCCCAACTTAGCGAAAGCCTAAATGCAGCaattaaaaatcatttgaaactgGATCATGACCTTGTGCAGTTCTTTAGACATTTCAATCGAGTGGTTGATGAAAAGAGATATAATGAACTGATCGCAGAATATGAAATGAGGCAAAAGCTGCCCATGGTAGGGTTAAGGCAAACACCTATGCTTGTGCATGCATCAGAGACGTATTCACCAACCATATTTGTTACATTTCAAAATGAATATGGCGAGTCAACAGCTATGGTTATATTGAGACAACAAGATGCAACGATGTTTGTGGAGTTTGCGGTCATGAGGTATGATGGAGGACCTGAAAGAATAGTGGTATTCAATCGGAATGATCTAAGTGTACGTTATAGTTGCAAAAAATACGAGAATGAAGGCATTTTATGTGGGCACGCGTTGAAGGTGTTTGATACCGTGGGTACTATACAAATTGCGAGACACAAACACTAG